Proteins encoded within one genomic window of Terriglobia bacterium:
- a CDS encoding segregation protein B, translating into MNRAHQTGRSENGIYRVAIVGAGTLKGKELAEVLPETSFPAVDIKLLDDDESLGQLEAVGEEVTFVQSVRPENFANVDFTFFTSQPEFTRKHWRIAQQAGSMIVDLSYGLEDVPGARIRSPWVERELRQAQIPELEPAPVVAAHPAAVALTLLIARAQKVASLRSAVATIFEPASEHGRAGMDELHEQTVNLLSFQELPKQVFDAQVAFNLLPRYGEHSSPTLDSAERRILSHYRAITANVLPVPSVMLVQAPIFHGHVFSLYIELEQAHSIGDLSQAIAGEHVELTRVSEESPSNVAAAGQEEVLVWVRADAQRETGFWIWAAADNLRVLALNAIDVAQQMAAAMPKGKLQ; encoded by the coding sequence ATGAACCGCGCGCACCAAACCGGAAGATCCGAAAACGGCATCTACCGCGTTGCCATTGTTGGCGCGGGTACACTCAAGGGCAAGGAACTCGCCGAGGTGTTGCCCGAAACCAGCTTCCCGGCCGTGGATATCAAACTGCTCGATGATGACGAATCTCTCGGCCAGCTTGAAGCTGTCGGCGAGGAAGTTACGTTCGTGCAGAGCGTGCGCCCGGAAAATTTCGCGAATGTGGATTTCACCTTCTTCACCTCGCAGCCGGAATTCACCCGCAAGCACTGGCGCATCGCGCAGCAGGCCGGCAGCATGATCGTCGACCTCTCCTACGGCCTCGAGGACGTGCCCGGCGCGCGCATCCGCTCGCCGTGGGTCGAGCGGGAACTCCGCCAAGCGCAGATTCCTGAACTCGAGCCCGCGCCCGTGGTCGCCGCGCATCCCGCCGCTGTCGCTTTGACGCTGCTGATTGCGCGCGCGCAGAAAGTCGCGAGCCTGCGCTCCGCCGTCGCCACCATCTTTGAGCCCGCCTCCGAGCACGGCCGCGCCGGCATGGACGAACTCCACGAGCAGACCGTAAACCTGCTCTCCTTCCAGGAACTGCCGAAGCAGGTTTTCGACGCGCAGGTCGCTTTCAACCTACTGCCGCGCTACGGCGAGCACTCCTCGCCCACGCTCGACAGCGCCGAACGCCGCATCCTGAGTCACTACCGCGCCATCACCGCCAATGTCCTGCCCGTGCCTTCGGTGATGCTGGTACAGGCCCCTATCTTCCATGGACATGTCTTTTCGCTTTACATTGAGCTGGAACAGGCACACTCCATCGGTGATCTGTCGCAGGCGATTGCCGGCGAGCACGTCGAACTCACCCGCGTCTCCGAGGAGTCGCCCAGCAACGTCGCCGCCGCCGGCCAGGAGGAAGTGCTGGTGTGGGTGCGCGCCGACGCCCAGCGCGAGACCGGCTTCTGGATCTGGGCCGCCGCCGACAATCTGCGCGTGCTCGCGCTCAACGCCATCGATGTCGCGCAGCAAATGGCGGCCGCTATGCCAAAAGGGAAGTTGCAGTGA